From Aquabacter sp. L1I39, the proteins below share one genomic window:
- a CDS encoding prolyl-tRNA synthetase associated domain-containing protein: MPLTPDGLLNFLDAHGIAATTHSHPPVHTVAESQALRGEIPGLHTKNLFLRDSKKNYFLVAIEEGTPVDLKGLRSKIGAKGGLSFGSAEALYEKLGVLPGAVTLLAAANDPQREVTVAIDEVLLAAPYVNCHPLTNEKTTTLAPSELLRFLAVTGHEPLRISLVEEAVAV; this comes from the coding sequence ATGCCTCTCACGCCCGACGGCCTTTTGAACTTTCTCGACGCCCACGGTATCGCGGCCACCACCCACTCCCACCCGCCGGTGCACACCGTGGCGGAGTCGCAGGCGCTGAGGGGCGAGATTCCTGGCCTCCACACCAAAAATCTGTTCCTGCGAGACTCCAAGAAGAACTACTTCCTGGTGGCGATCGAGGAAGGGACGCCCGTGGACCTCAAAGGTCTGCGATCGAAGATCGGTGCGAAGGGCGGCCTGTCCTTCGGCTCGGCGGAAGCGCTCTATGAGAAACTGGGCGTGCTGCCCGGCGCGGTGACGCTGCTGGCCGCTGCCAACGATCCCCAACGCGAAGTCACCGTCGCCATCGACGAGGTGCTGCTGGCGGCGCCTTATGTGAATTGCCACCCCCTCACCAACGAGAAGACCACCACGCTGGCGCCCAGCGAGTTGCTGCGCTTCCTGGCCGTCACCGGCCACGAGCCGCTGCGCATCTCGCTGGTGGAAGAGGCGGTGGCGGTCTGA
- a CDS encoding efflux RND transporter permease subunit, with translation MSDDASHGAPTGGFNLSRLAITHRALTLFAILLVAAAGVFAYFNLGRAEDPSFTIKVMVVSAVWPGATSTQMQELVADPIEKKLQSLAHLERVETYSRPGVSFIQVTLKDSTPASDVKPLWYQVRKKVDDMKDELPSGVVGPFFDDEYGDVYSNLYMLSGDQVAPAELKRQAEIIRQKLRRVPGVQKVDIIGERPERIYIEFSHARLATLGITPQQVFDAVARQNAVVSGGAVDTKADRINLRLSGAFSGPEAIAAVPVAAGNAVFRLGDIATVRRGYEDPASFLIRQNGRDAVGIGVTMEAGENIITWGEDVKAAMDKAIADLPVGIDVTQVADQPHIVSLSVGEFLRTFAEALVIVLVVSFLSLGWRTGIVVALSVPLVLAIVFVVMLSMDMDLHRITLGALIIALGLLVDDAIIAIEMMVVKMEEGFDRASAATFAWSSTAFPMLTGTLVTAAGFLPVGFAKSSSGEYAGGIFWVVGIALIASWFVAVIFTPYLGYMLLPDFKKKAGAGGHGGHDLHDGRLYRLLRGVLGFCLRRRFLVIGVTFGLFALSVVGFGAVQQQFFPTSTRSELFLQMRLPEGTSISVTEATARKAEALFAGDPDVVTATTYVGQGTPRFWLGLNPVLPNPNFAEIVIVTKDTEARDRLKDKLDADIAEGALSEARARVDRFVFGPPVGFPVQFRVVGPDPILVRQIAEDVRTVVARDPAVIDPHLNWGERVKSITLEVDQDRARAIGLTSTDMAQTLQTLLSGYTVTQHREGNLLIDVVARAVPEERIDLEKLATLTVGTRNGVAVPLGQVARILYATEEPILWRRDRDLVLTVRADIKDGVQAPDVTARILPNLSALKAGLPTGYRVEVGGSVEESAKANKALAAVFPLMIITMLSILMVQLQSFSRLALVLVTAPLGLIGATAALLVSHQPFGFVALLGLIALAGMIMRNTVILVDQIDTDIAAGHAPAEAIVDATLRRARPVVLTALAAVLGMIPLTHSVFWGPMAITIMGGLLVATVLTLVSVPAMYAAWFRVKLGAPAPAVPAAAAAQPPAVPAAQ, from the coding sequence ATGTCAGACGACGCATCCCACGGCGCGCCCACCGGCGGCTTCAACCTCTCGCGCCTTGCCATCACCCACCGCGCTTTGACCTTGTTCGCCATTCTCCTGGTGGCGGCGGCGGGGGTCTTTGCCTACTTCAACCTGGGCCGGGCGGAGGATCCCTCCTTCACCATCAAGGTCATGGTGGTGAGCGCGGTCTGGCCGGGCGCGACCTCCACCCAGATGCAGGAACTGGTGGCCGACCCCATCGAGAAGAAGCTCCAGAGCCTCGCCCATCTGGAGCGGGTGGAGACCTATTCCCGCCCGGGCGTCAGCTTCATCCAGGTGACCTTGAAAGATTCCACCCCCGCCTCGGACGTGAAGCCCCTGTGGTACCAGGTGCGCAAGAAGGTGGACGACATGAAGGACGAGTTGCCGTCCGGCGTGGTCGGTCCCTTCTTCGACGACGAATATGGCGACGTCTATTCCAATCTCTACATGCTCTCCGGCGACCAGGTCGCCCCCGCCGAGCTGAAGCGGCAGGCGGAGATCATCCGCCAGAAGCTGCGCCGGGTGCCCGGCGTGCAGAAGGTGGACATTATCGGCGAGCGGCCCGAGCGCATCTATATCGAGTTCAGCCACGCGCGCCTGGCCACCCTCGGCATCACCCCGCAGCAGGTGTTCGACGCCGTGGCACGGCAGAATGCGGTGGTCTCGGGCGGCGCCGTGGACACCAAGGCGGACCGCATCAATCTGCGCCTGTCCGGCGCCTTTTCCGGGCCCGAGGCCATCGCCGCCGTTCCGGTGGCGGCGGGCAATGCGGTGTTCCGCCTGGGCGACATCGCCACGGTGCGGCGCGGATATGAGGACCCCGCCTCCTTCCTCATTCGCCAGAACGGCCGGGATGCGGTGGGCATCGGCGTCACCATGGAGGCGGGCGAGAACATCATCACCTGGGGCGAGGATGTGAAGGCGGCCATGGACAAGGCCATCGCCGACCTGCCCGTGGGCATCGACGTGACGCAGGTGGCCGACCAGCCGCACATCGTCTCGCTCTCCGTCGGTGAGTTCCTGCGCACGTTTGCCGAGGCGCTGGTGATAGTGCTGGTGGTGTCCTTCCTGTCGCTGGGCTGGCGCACCGGCATCGTGGTGGCGCTCTCCGTGCCCCTCGTGCTCGCCATCGTGTTCGTGGTCATGCTGTCCATGGACATGGACCTCCACCGCATCACGCTGGGCGCCCTCATCATCGCGCTCGGTCTGCTGGTGGACGACGCCATCATCGCCATCGAGATGATGGTGGTGAAGATGGAGGAAGGCTTCGATCGGGCGAGCGCGGCCACCTTCGCCTGGAGCTCCACCGCCTTTCCCATGCTCACCGGCACGCTGGTGACGGCGGCCGGCTTCCTGCCGGTGGGCTTCGCCAAGTCGTCGTCGGGCGAATATGCCGGCGGCATCTTCTGGGTGGTGGGCATTGCGCTGATCGCCTCCTGGTTCGTGGCGGTGATCTTCACGCCCTATCTGGGTTACATGCTGCTGCCCGACTTCAAGAAGAAGGCCGGTGCCGGCGGCCATGGCGGTCATGATCTGCATGACGGTCGGCTCTACCGGCTGCTGCGCGGGGTGCTCGGCTTCTGCCTGCGCCGCCGCTTCCTGGTGATCGGCGTCACCTTCGGCCTGTTCGCCCTCTCGGTGGTGGGCTTCGGGGCGGTGCAGCAGCAATTCTTCCCCACCTCCACGCGCTCCGAGCTGTTTCTGCAGATGCGCCTGCCCGAAGGCACCTCCATCTCGGTGACCGAGGCCACCGCCCGCAAGGCGGAGGCCCTGTTCGCCGGCGATCCGGACGTGGTCACCGCCACCACCTATGTGGGGCAAGGCACGCCGCGCTTCTGGCTGGGCCTCAATCCGGTGCTGCCCAATCCCAACTTCGCCGAGATCGTCATCGTCACCAAGGACACCGAGGCCCGCGATCGTCTGAAGGACAAGCTCGATGCCGACATCGCCGAGGGCGCGCTGAGCGAGGCGCGGGCCCGCGTCGACCGCTTCGTGTTCGGCCCGCCGGTGGGCTTCCCCGTGCAGTTCCGTGTGGTCGGCCCCGATCCCATCCTGGTGCGCCAGATCGCCGAGGATGTGCGCACCGTGGTGGCGCGCGACCCGGCGGTGATCGATCCGCACCTCAATTGGGGCGAGCGGGTGAAGTCCATCACCCTGGAAGTGGACCAGGACCGCGCCCGCGCCATCGGGTTGACCTCCACCGACATGGCGCAGACGCTCCAGACCTTGCTCTCCGGCTATACCGTGACCCAGCACCGCGAGGGCAATCTGCTCATCGACGTGGTGGCGCGCGCCGTGCCGGAAGAGCGCATCGACCTGGAAAAGCTCGCCACCCTCACGGTCGGCACCCGCAACGGCGTGGCCGTGCCGCTGGGGCAAGTGGCGCGCATCCTCTATGCCACCGAGGAGCCGATCCTGTGGCGGCGCGACCGCGACCTGGTGCTGACCGTGCGGGCGGACATCAAGGACGGCGTGCAGGCTCCCGACGTCACCGCCCGCATCCTGCCCAACCTGTCGGCGCTGAAAGCCGGCCTGCCGACCGGCTACCGGGTGGAGGTGGGCGGCTCGGTGGAGGAGAGCGCCAAGGCCAACAAGGCGCTGGCCGCCGTGTTCCCGCTCATGATCATCACCATGCTGTCCATCCTGATGGTCCAGCTCCAGAGCTTCTCGCGCCTCGCTTTGGTGCTGGTGACCGCGCCGCTCGGGCTCATCGGCGCCACCGCCGCGCTCCTGGTCAGCCACCAGCCCTTCGGCTTCGTGGCGCTGCTGGGGCTGATCGCGCTCGCCGGCATGATCATGCGCAACACTGTGATCCTGGTGGATCAGATCGACACGGACATCGCCGCCGGCCATGCCCCGGCGGAGGCCATCGTGGACGCCACCTTGCGGCGGGCCCGACCAGTGGTGCTGACCGCGCTGGCGGCGGTTCTGGGCATGATCCCGCTGACCCATTCTGTGTTCTGGGGGCCCATGGCCATCACCATCATGGGCGGCCTCCTGGTGGCGACCGTGCTCACCCTGGTGTCGGTGCCGGCCATGTATGCCGCCTGGTTCCGGGTGAAGCTGGGCGCGCCTGCGCCTGCCGTTCCTGCCGCTGCGGCGGCGCAGCCGCCGGCGGTGCCGGCAGCGCAGTGA
- a CDS encoding TetR/AcrR family transcriptional regulator, whose translation MAVTRPKETADETRERIARVAEELFRRMGFAKTAVADIAAELGMSPANVYRFFPSKTAIVETICNRCLGEIEQETREIARADLPPGQRLEDMFIAILRYHRDNFLVERRVHDMVLVAMENNWSSIEAHKENIKAMIAQVLAQGTADGVFRACDSADVSEIIMGCMVRFCHPVLVVQCIDEDLEAQLRATMRFLLGALAPTPV comes from the coding sequence ATGGCAGTGACACGGCCCAAGGAGACGGCGGACGAAACCCGCGAGCGCATCGCGCGGGTGGCGGAGGAATTGTTTCGCCGCATGGGATTTGCCAAGACGGCGGTGGCAGACATCGCCGCCGAGCTCGGCATGTCGCCGGCCAATGTCTATCGCTTCTTCCCTTCCAAGACCGCCATCGTCGAAACCATCTGCAACCGCTGCCTCGGCGAGATCGAGCAGGAGACGCGGGAGATCGCGCGGGCCGACCTGCCCCCGGGCCAGCGGCTGGAAGACATGTTCATCGCCATCTTGCGCTACCACCGGGACAATTTCCTGGTGGAGCGGCGGGTGCATGACATGGTCCTGGTCGCCATGGAGAACAATTGGAGCTCGATCGAGGCCCACAAGGAAAACATCAAGGCTATGATCGCCCAGGTGCTCGCGCAGGGCACGGCGGATGGGGTCTTTCGCGCCTGTGACAGCGCCGATGTCTCCGAGATCATCATGGGCTGCATGGTGCGGTTCTGCCACCCGGTGCTGGTGGTCCAGTGCATCGACGAGGACCTGGAGGCCCAGCTTCGGGCCACCATGCGCTTCCTCCTCGGCGCCCTCGCGCCGACCCCGGTCTGA
- a CDS encoding efflux RND transporter periplasmic adaptor subunit codes for MPAFTSPDPVQPASGRAFLLRLLPVIGFGLLLAGCGDPAPAEEAGPPARPVQVITVALTPLEADKSFVGVVRARREIDQSFRVGGKVVQRFVDVGQRVQAGQVIATLDPQDLRLQLESAEAEFAAATANLAQTAAEDGRYRTLTARGFASNADLDRKSVAKEEAAGRLERARRSLDLARNQLAYTDLKADADGVVMTTSAEPGQVVTAGQTVARIARLDEKEAAVALPETALASARTDTATVTLWAEPDRVFKARLRELSPQADATSRTYAARFSIENADDTVALGMTTFVILHPTHVPKVARLPLSSVFDKGAGPRVFVVDPTTHTLEARPVTVAGYTSDSALVSEGLNGGEQVVTMGVQTLDPGRVVRTVPAKVDVARATPAASSK; via the coding sequence ATGCCCGCTTTCACGTCCCCTGATCCGGTCCAGCCCGCCTCCGGGCGCGCGTTCTTGCTGCGCCTCTTGCCCGTGATTGGGTTCGGCCTGCTGCTGGCCGGCTGCGGGGATCCGGCCCCCGCCGAGGAGGCCGGTCCGCCCGCCCGGCCGGTGCAGGTGATCACGGTGGCGCTGACCCCTCTCGAAGCCGACAAGAGCTTCGTGGGCGTGGTGCGGGCCCGCCGCGAGATCGACCAGTCCTTCCGCGTGGGCGGCAAGGTGGTGCAGCGGTTCGTGGATGTGGGTCAACGGGTGCAGGCGGGCCAGGTGATCGCCACCCTCGACCCGCAGGACCTGCGCCTGCAACTGGAAAGCGCGGAGGCCGAGTTCGCCGCCGCCACCGCCAATCTCGCCCAGACGGCGGCCGAGGACGGGCGTTATCGCACCCTCACCGCGCGGGGCTTTGCCTCCAATGCGGACCTGGACCGCAAGTCGGTGGCCAAGGAGGAGGCCGCCGGCCGGCTGGAGCGCGCCCGCCGCTCCCTCGACCTTGCCCGCAACCAGCTTGCTTATACCGACCTGAAGGCCGATGCGGACGGCGTGGTCATGACCACGTCCGCCGAGCCCGGCCAAGTGGTCACCGCCGGCCAGACGGTGGCGCGCATCGCCCGCTTGGACGAGAAGGAGGCGGCCGTCGCCCTGCCGGAGACGGCGCTGGCTTCCGCCCGTACCGATACTGCCACGGTCACCCTCTGGGCCGAGCCCGACCGGGTGTTCAAGGCCCGCCTGCGCGAGCTGTCCCCCCAGGCGGATGCCACCAGCCGCACCTATGCCGCCCGCTTCAGCATCGAGAATGCCGACGACACAGTGGCGCTGGGCATGACCACCTTCGTCATCCTGCATCCCACCCATGTGCCCAAGGTGGCGCGCCTGCCGCTCTCCTCGGTGTTCGACAAGGGCGCGGGGCCGCGCGTCTTCGTGGTCGATCCCACCACTCATACCCTGGAGGCGCGGCCCGTGACGGTCGCCGGCTACACGTCGGATTCTGCCCTGGTGTCGGAGGGGCTGAATGGCGGCGAGCAGGTGGTGACCATGGGCGTCCAGACGCTGGACCCTGGCCGTGTTGTGCGCACGGTGCCCGCCAAGGTGGACGTGGCCCGCGCCACGCCTGCCGCATCCTCCAAGTGA